One segment of Brassica napus cultivar Da-Ae chromosome C3, Da-Ae, whole genome shotgun sequence DNA contains the following:
- the LOC106388112 gene encoding uncharacterized protein LOC106388112: protein MRRSASASIVSDQLSAKAPSPSPSPPRIQSDTDSEDVQLLLPRYDPNSYPGKKDKSRLRSAENAIHFIPLILILCALILWLVSNPVVAMIKQ from the exons ATGCGTCGATCGGCGAGCGCCTCAATAGTATCCGACCAACTATCAGCAAAAGCTCCGTCACCATCACCGTCTCCGCCGCGAATCCAAAGCGACACAGACTCGGAGGATGTACAGCTTCTTCTGCCCAGGTACGACCCAAACTCTTACCCTGGAAAGAAGGACAAATCACGACTCAGATCCGCCGAGAACGCTATCCATTTCATCCCTCTCATTCTCATCCTCTGCGCCCTAATACTTTGGTTGGTTTCGAATCCAG TAGTAGCAATGATCAAACAGTGA
- the LOC106388110 gene encoding wax ester synthase/diacylglycerol acyltransferase 2 isoform X2 — protein MHTPLLKETGLGEHKVKAKWIPTTVKVEDHVIVPDIDPNIENPDQFLEDYTTNMALSPMDKSKPLWEFHLLQLKTSYAGSVAVARFHHSLGDGMSLMSLLLACTRKTCDLEALPTFVVPKKSKARHICWSLIAWFWFIVRLLFHTCVEVFKSMVIVCFARDNVTPLKGKPGATISVNKFIHRIFSLDDVKVVKNAMNMTVNDVLLGVVQAGLSRYLSQKIDLNNKTSKSRKVLEKNNIYGVVFFNLRPNRNIEDLAKMMEKGSKSRWGNSIGYVLFPLWIRLEEDTLEYIRRAKITMDRKKLSLEPIFSFALLKFTMKVFGLKALKNLVNSIFSRTSVIFTNVVGPDEEISFFDHEISYIAASSCGVPQGLTIHIQSYVKKVIINLAVDLSVIPDPHHLCDLIIDSLNSMKSAVVEMGSYKLEV, from the exons ATGCACACGCCATTGTTGAAG GAGACTGGTCTTGGAGAGCATAAAGTAAAAGCTAAGTGGATTCCTACAACAGTAAAAGTGGAAGATCATGTAATTGTTCCAGATATAGACCCCAACATTGAAAATCCTGATCAGTTTCTAGAGGATTATACAACTAATATGGCACTTTCTCCAATGGATAAGTCAAAACCTTTATGGGAGTTTCACTTACTGCAACTTAAGACATCATATGCTGGATCTGTAGCCGTGGCTAGGTTTCACCATTCTTTAGGTGATGGAATGTCTCTTATGTCTCTTTTACTCGCTTGTACTCGAAAAACATGCGATCTCGAGGCATTGCCTACTTTCGTAGTCCCAAAGAAAAGCAAAGCGAGGCACATTTGCTGGTCCTTAATTGCTTGGTTTTGGTTCATAGTAAGATTGTTGTTCCACACTTGTGTTGAAGTTTTCAAGTCTATGGTTATTGTATGCTTCGCTAGAGACAATGTAACACCTCTTAAGGGTAAACCAGGTGCTACAATTAGCGTTAATAAGTTTATTCATCGAATTTTTAGTTTGGATGATGTGAAAGTGGTGAAGAATGCGATGAATATG ACGGTGAATGATGTTCTTCTTGGAGTCGTGCAAGCGGGTCTTTCACGATATTTGAGTCAAAAAATTG ATTTGAATAATAAAACTTCAAAGTCAAGAAAGGTCCTAGAGAAAAACAATATCTACGGTGTTGTGTTTTTCAACTTACGGCCAAACAGAAATATTGAG GATTTGGCTAAGATGATGGAGAAAGGTTCAAAATCAAGATGGGGAAACTCAATCGGCTATGTTTTGTTCCCTCTATGGATAAGGTTAGAAGAGGATACCCTGGAATACATCCGACGAGCCAAAATTACAATGGACAGGAAGAAACTTTCTCTTGAACCTATATTTTCTTTTGCATTACTCAAGTTCACTATGAAAGTTTTCGGGCTAAAG GCACTGAAGAATCTCGTAAACAGTATTTTTAGTCGCACGTCAGTAATATTTACAAATGTCGTCGGTCCAGATGAAGAAATCAGCTTTTTCGACCATGAGATATCTTACATTGCAGCAAGTTCATGTGGTGTGCCGCAG GGACTGACAATACATATACAAAGCTATGTAAAGAAGGTTATCATCAATCTAGCTGTTGATCTCAGTGTGATCCCTGATCCTCATCATCTTTGTGATCTCATCATAGACTCTCTCAACTCCATGAAGTCGGCTGTTGTGGAAATGGGTTCTTACAAATTGGAAGTTtaa
- the LOC106388111 gene encoding glucomannan 4-beta-mannosyltransferase 7 isoform X4 produces the protein MTPQIQLELVKKECERWSKEGVNITFEIRDNRKGYKAGALREGMKHSYVKQCDYVAIFDADFQPEPDFLFRTVPFLIHNPKLALVQGRWEFVNAGQCMMTRLQEMSLSYHFMVEQQVGSSTFAFFGFNGTAGVWRISALNESGGWNDQTTVEDMDLAVRATLRGWKLLYLDDLKVKSELPCSFNALRSQQHRWTCGPANLFRKMAGKIIRSENVSLWKKLYMLYSFFFMRKLVAHVLSFCFYCVILPATVLFPEVTVPKWAAFYLPSLITLLIALGRLRSIHLLAFWVLFENAMSLVRTKALVMGLFETGRVQEWVVTEKLGDGLKTKLIAQAPEEHHVRFRDRVHLMELLVGVYLLFCGCYDIIYGKQTLFLYLLFQSMGFFVVGFGYVGKYVAASSS, from the exons ATGACTCCACAGATCCAGCTA GAACTGGTGAAAAAGGAATGTGAGAGATGGTCCAAAGAAGGTGTCAACATAACATTTGAGATAAGGGATAACAGGAAAGGATACAAAGCCGGTGCGCTGAGAGAAGGGATGAAGCATAGCTATGTGAAGCAGTGTGACTACGTTGCTATCTTTGATGCTGATTTTCAGCCTGAGCCTGACTTCCTCTTCCGCACCGTTCCTTTCCTAATTCACAATCCAAAGTTAGCACTTGTTCAAGGCCGTTGGGAGTTTG TGAATGCGGGACAATGCATGATGACGAGATTGCAGGAGATGTCTCTGAGTTACCATTTCATGGTAGAGCAGCAAGTTGGATCCTCAACGTTTGCCTTCTTTGGGTTCAACG GAACGGCTGGTGTGTGGAGAATCTCGGCGCTGAATGAGTCAGGTGGATGGAATGACCAGACAACAGTAGAAGACATGGACTTAGCTGTAAGAGCCACACTCAGAGGCTGGAAGTTGCTATACCTCGACGATCTCAAG GTGAAAAGTGAGTTGCCTTGTTCATTCAACGCCCTCCGTAGCCAGCAGCATAGATGGACTTGTGGCCCTGCGAATCTATTCAGGAAAATGGCTGGAAAGATAATAAGAAGCGAGAATGTCTCTCTATGGAAGAAGCTGTATATGTTgtacagcttcttcttcatgcGCAAGCTCGTGGCTCACGTCCTCTCCTTCTGCTTCTACTGTGTTATCTTGCCAGCTACTGTTCTGTTCCCTGAGGTCACGGTTCCGAAATGGGCTGCGTTTTATCTCCCTTCTTTGATCACTCTCCTCATCGCACTCGGTAGACtaag ATCAATCCATCTTTTGGCGTTTTGGGTTCTGTTTGAGAACGCAATGTCACTGGTTAGAACAAAGGCTCTGGTCATGGGCTTGTTTGAAACAGGGAGAGTACAAGAATGGGTTGTGACAGAGAAGTTAGGTGACGGTCTCAAGACGAAGCTGATTGCACAAGCACCTGAAGAACATCACGTCAGATTCAGAGATAG GGTGCATTTGATGGAGCTATTGGTTGGAGTGTACCTGTTGTTCTGCGGATGCTACGACATCATCTACGGGAAGCAGACACTGTTTTTGTACCTTCTGTTCCAGTCAATGGGCTTCTTCGTTGTTGGTTTTGGGTATGTGGGCAAATATGTTGCTGCTTCATCATCCTAA
- the LOC106388111 gene encoding glucomannan 4-beta-mannosyltransferase 7 isoform X1, producing the protein MSPLAIFHGLAHDTYPSLLLSMSQVRSFKASTWEDTITRISLWWEQARAVVVVPVFKFLVALCLIMSVMLFVEMMYMGVVVAYIKLFKRKPEKVYKWVAMEEDDVECGSESFPMVLVQIPMYNEKEVCEQSIAAACKISWPSNRIIIQVLDDSTDPASKELVKKECERWSKEGVNITFEIRDNRKGYKAGALREGMKHSYVKQCDYVAIFDADFQPEPDFLFRTVPFLIHNPKLALVQGRWEFVNAGQCMMTRLQEMSLSYHFMVEQQVGSSTFAFFGFNGTAGVWRISALNESGGWNDQTTVEDMDLAVRATLRGWKLLYLDDLKVKSELPCSFNALRSQQHRWTCGPANLFRKMAGKIIRSENVSLWKKLYMLYSFFFMRKLVAHVLSFCFYCVILPATVLFPEVTVPKWAAFYLPSLITLLIALGRLRSIHLLAFWVLFENAMSLVRTKALVMGLFETGRVQEWVVTEKLGDGLKTKLIAQAPEEHHVRFRDRVHLMELLVGVYLLFCGCYDIIYGKQTLFLYLLFQSMGFFVVGFGYVGKYVAASSS; encoded by the exons ATGTCTCCTCTCGCAATCTTCCACGGTCTTGCTCACGACACGTACCCCTCCCTTCTCCTCTCAatg TCTCAAGTTCGAAGCTTTAAAGCGTCTACATGGGAAGATACGATTACCCGAATCAGCCTCTGGTGGGAGCAAGCCAGGGCTGTGGTGGTTGTGCCTGTCTTCAAGTTCCTGGTAGCTCTATGTTTGATCATGTCTGTGATGCTCTTCGTTGAGATGATGTACATGGGAGTTGTGGTAGCCTATATCAAGCTGTTCAAGAGGAAACCAGAGAAAGTTTACAAATGGGTGGCTATGGAGGAGGATGATGTTGAGTGTGGAAGTGAAAGCTTCCCTATGGTTCTTGTGCAGATTCCTATGTACAATGAAAAAGAG GTCTGTGAGCAATCAATTGCAGCTGCTTGCAAAATCTCGTGGCCGTCGAATCGTATAATAATCCAAGTGCTTGATGACTCCACAGATCCAGCTAGTAAG GAACTGGTGAAAAAGGAATGTGAGAGATGGTCCAAAGAAGGTGTCAACATAACATTTGAGATAAGGGATAACAGGAAAGGATACAAAGCCGGTGCGCTGAGAGAAGGGATGAAGCATAGCTATGTGAAGCAGTGTGACTACGTTGCTATCTTTGATGCTGATTTTCAGCCTGAGCCTGACTTCCTCTTCCGCACCGTTCCTTTCCTAATTCACAATCCAAAGTTAGCACTTGTTCAAGGCCGTTGGGAGTTTG TGAATGCGGGACAATGCATGATGACGAGATTGCAGGAGATGTCTCTGAGTTACCATTTCATGGTAGAGCAGCAAGTTGGATCCTCAACGTTTGCCTTCTTTGGGTTCAACG GAACGGCTGGTGTGTGGAGAATCTCGGCGCTGAATGAGTCAGGTGGATGGAATGACCAGACAACAGTAGAAGACATGGACTTAGCTGTAAGAGCCACACTCAGAGGCTGGAAGTTGCTATACCTCGACGATCTCAAG GTGAAAAGTGAGTTGCCTTGTTCATTCAACGCCCTCCGTAGCCAGCAGCATAGATGGACTTGTGGCCCTGCGAATCTATTCAGGAAAATGGCTGGAAAGATAATAAGAAGCGAGAATGTCTCTCTATGGAAGAAGCTGTATATGTTgtacagcttcttcttcatgcGCAAGCTCGTGGCTCACGTCCTCTCCTTCTGCTTCTACTGTGTTATCTTGCCAGCTACTGTTCTGTTCCCTGAGGTCACGGTTCCGAAATGGGCTGCGTTTTATCTCCCTTCTTTGATCACTCTCCTCATCGCACTCGGTAGACtaag ATCAATCCATCTTTTGGCGTTTTGGGTTCTGTTTGAGAACGCAATGTCACTGGTTAGAACAAAGGCTCTGGTCATGGGCTTGTTTGAAACAGGGAGAGTACAAGAATGGGTTGTGACAGAGAAGTTAGGTGACGGTCTCAAGACGAAGCTGATTGCACAAGCACCTGAAGAACATCACGTCAGATTCAGAGATAG GGTGCATTTGATGGAGCTATTGGTTGGAGTGTACCTGTTGTTCTGCGGATGCTACGACATCATCTACGGGAAGCAGACACTGTTTTTGTACCTTCTGTTCCAGTCAATGGGCTTCTTCGTTGTTGGTTTTGGGTATGTGGGCAAATATGTTGCTGCTTCATCATCCTAA
- the LOC106388111 gene encoding glucomannan 4-beta-mannosyltransferase 7 isoform X3, with product MTPQIQLVRKQELVKKECERWSKEGVNITFEIRDNRKGYKAGALREGMKHSYVKQCDYVAIFDADFQPEPDFLFRTVPFLIHNPKLALVQGRWEFVNAGQCMMTRLQEMSLSYHFMVEQQVGSSTFAFFGFNGTAGVWRISALNESGGWNDQTTVEDMDLAVRATLRGWKLLYLDDLKVKSELPCSFNALRSQQHRWTCGPANLFRKMAGKIIRSENVSLWKKLYMLYSFFFMRKLVAHVLSFCFYCVILPATVLFPEVTVPKWAAFYLPSLITLLIALGRLRSIHLLAFWVLFENAMSLVRTKALVMGLFETGRVQEWVVTEKLGDGLKTKLIAQAPEEHHVRFRDRVHLMELLVGVYLLFCGCYDIIYGKQTLFLYLLFQSMGFFVVGFGYVGKYVAASSS from the exons ATGACTCCACAGATCCAGCTAGTAAG GAAACAGGAACTGGTGAAAAAGGAATGTGAGAGATGGTCCAAAGAAGGTGTCAACATAACATTTGAGATAAGGGATAACAGGAAAGGATACAAAGCCGGTGCGCTGAGAGAAGGGATGAAGCATAGCTATGTGAAGCAGTGTGACTACGTTGCTATCTTTGATGCTGATTTTCAGCCTGAGCCTGACTTCCTCTTCCGCACCGTTCCTTTCCTAATTCACAATCCAAAGTTAGCACTTGTTCAAGGCCGTTGGGAGTTTG TGAATGCGGGACAATGCATGATGACGAGATTGCAGGAGATGTCTCTGAGTTACCATTTCATGGTAGAGCAGCAAGTTGGATCCTCAACGTTTGCCTTCTTTGGGTTCAACG GAACGGCTGGTGTGTGGAGAATCTCGGCGCTGAATGAGTCAGGTGGATGGAATGACCAGACAACAGTAGAAGACATGGACTTAGCTGTAAGAGCCACACTCAGAGGCTGGAAGTTGCTATACCTCGACGATCTCAAG GTGAAAAGTGAGTTGCCTTGTTCATTCAACGCCCTCCGTAGCCAGCAGCATAGATGGACTTGTGGCCCTGCGAATCTATTCAGGAAAATGGCTGGAAAGATAATAAGAAGCGAGAATGTCTCTCTATGGAAGAAGCTGTATATGTTgtacagcttcttcttcatgcGCAAGCTCGTGGCTCACGTCCTCTCCTTCTGCTTCTACTGTGTTATCTTGCCAGCTACTGTTCTGTTCCCTGAGGTCACGGTTCCGAAATGGGCTGCGTTTTATCTCCCTTCTTTGATCACTCTCCTCATCGCACTCGGTAGACtaag ATCAATCCATCTTTTGGCGTTTTGGGTTCTGTTTGAGAACGCAATGTCACTGGTTAGAACAAAGGCTCTGGTCATGGGCTTGTTTGAAACAGGGAGAGTACAAGAATGGGTTGTGACAGAGAAGTTAGGTGACGGTCTCAAGACGAAGCTGATTGCACAAGCACCTGAAGAACATCACGTCAGATTCAGAGATAG GGTGCATTTGATGGAGCTATTGGTTGGAGTGTACCTGTTGTTCTGCGGATGCTACGACATCATCTACGGGAAGCAGACACTGTTTTTGTACCTTCTGTTCCAGTCAATGGGCTTCTTCGTTGTTGGTTTTGGGTATGTGGGCAAATATGTTGCTGCTTCATCATCCTAA
- the LOC125584271 gene encoding putative nuclease HARBI1: MNKELFLRIVHRLSQYIPFFQQRRDATGRFGLSPLQKCTAAIRLLAYGNAADAVDKYLRVGESTAISCLEHFNEGIIRLFGDEYLRRPTTEDLQRLLHIGEIRGFPGMVGSIDCMHWRWKNCPTSWKGQYTLGSTKPSIVLEAVASQDLWIWHTFFGLPGTLNDINVLDRSHVFDDIIQGRAPRVEYMVNGHMYNLAYYLTDGIYPNWSTFIQSISLPQGPKAELFAKFQESTRKDVERAFGVLQSRFAIVKNPALSWDQDKIGKTMRACIILHNMIFENERAGYNTQYDTSEFEEGDVTSSSRVHKSRGTDIPPSITEIRANWVQVRETETHHQLKNDLIENI, translated from the coding sequence ATGAACAAAGAATTATTCTTGCGTATTGTCCATCGCCTCTCACAATACATTCCATTctttcaacaaagaagagatgcaaCGGGGAGGTTTGGTCTTTCTCCACTACAGAAATGTACGGCAGCAATTCGTCTCCTTGCTTATGGTAATGCAGCTGACGCGGTTGATAAATATCTCAGAGTTGGTGAAAGCACGGCAATTTCGTGTTTAGAGCATTTTAATGAAGGAATAATCCGGTTATTTGGtgatgagtatctacgaagacCGACAAcagaggatcttcaacgactactccatattggagagatacgcgggtttcctgggatggtaggaagcatcgactgtatgcattggagGTGGAAAAATTGCCCAACCTCTTGGAAAGGACAGTACACCCTGGGATCAACAAAACCATCAATTGTCTTAGAGGCtgtagcttcacaagatctttggatatggcacacTTTCTTCGGTcttccaggtaccttaaacgatattaatgtcCTAGATCGGTCTCATGTCTTTGATGACATTATTCAAGGTCGAGCTCCGAGGGTAGAGTACATGGTCAATGGACACATGTATAATTTGGCGTACTACCTAACAGACGGTATTTATCCAAactggtcaacatttatccaatctatctcactccctcaaggtcctaaagcagaGTTATTTGCTAAATTTCAAGAATCaacccgaaaagatgtcgagcgggcttttggagttTTGCAATCTCGATTTGCAATTGTAAAAAACCCGGCTCTTTCATGGGACCAGGATAAGATAGGGAAGACTATGAGAGCATGCatcatactacacaatatgataTTCGAAAATGAACGAGCTGGATACAACACTCAGTATGATACatctgaatttgaagaaggagaTGTAACCAGCAGTTCACGGGTGCATAAGTCTCGTGGTACGGACATCCCTCCAAGCATCACTGAAATTCGTGCCAATTGGGTTCAGGTTCGCGAGACGGAAACACATCACCAATTGAAGAAtgatttaattgaaaatatttga
- the LOC125582918 gene encoding glutathione S-transferase T3-like, which produces MDTTSGFVNLLNNQSFVDLDSPEPVWFSTTPSSDQSAVKERRKWSPIEDKILIGAWLNTSKDPVVSNEQKVGAFWKRIQEYYNSSPQLVGTTPRELGQCKQGWARINEQVCKFVECFEAAMREQRSGQNDDDVMKAALDIFYNDYSIKLNLEHAWRELRHDKKWCSTFLAKKTVKEKRKQTVEVDGEDEVGAAEPRPMGVKASKTTSKRKKSGREEELEKLQGILEKKDKISKQKVLELLLAKNDPLSQMETSLKLKLMSEML; this is translated from the coding sequence ATGGATACCACCTCTGGTTTTGTTAACCTACTCAATAACCAATCGTTTGTTGACCTTGATTCACCCGAACCTGTTTGGTTTAGTACGACCCCTAGTTCTGATCAGTCTGCGGTCAAGGAGAGGAGGAAGTGGTCTCCGATAGAGGATAAAATCCTGATTGGAGCATGGCTTAACACCAGTAAAGACCCTGTGGTGAGCAACGAGCAAAAAGTAGGTGCTTTCTGGAAGAGGATCCAAGAGTACTACAACTCAAGCCCTCAGCTCGTTGGGACAACACCTAGAGAGCTTGGTCAGTGCAAGCAGGGGTGGGCTAGGATCAACGAGCAAGTATGCAAGTTTGTTGAATGCTTTGAAGCGGCTATGAGGGAGCAGCGTAGTGGtcaaaatgatgatgatgtgatgaaagctGCCCTTGATATCTTCTACAATGACTACTCCATCAAGCTCAACTTGGAACATGCGTGGAGGGAGTTGCGGCATGACAAGAAATGGTGCTCCACCTTTCTCGCTAAGAAAACTGTGAAGGAAAAGAGGAAACAAACAGTGGAGGTTGATGGAGAAGACGAGGTGGGAGCAGCAGAGCCTAGACCTATGGGTGTCAAGGCCAGTAAAACTACTAgtaagaggaagaagagtggtagagaagaggagttggAAAAGTTACAGGGAATATTggaaaagaaagacaaaataTCTAAACAGAAAGTTCTTGAGCTTTTACTTGCCAAAAATGATCCACTCTCTCAGATGGAAACTTCTTTAAAACTGAAACTGATGTCTGAGATGTTATGA
- the LOC106388110 gene encoding wax ester synthase/diacylglycerol acyltransferase 2 isoform X1 has translation MAAAKQVMPSEEPLSPFSRLFSMPGQDCFNIITIGCKTEGNAHAIVEGLKNTLINHPRFSSILETGLGEHKVKAKWIPTTVKVEDHVIVPDIDPNIENPDQFLEDYTTNMALSPMDKSKPLWEFHLLQLKTSYAGSVAVARFHHSLGDGMSLMSLLLACTRKTCDLEALPTFVVPKKSKARHICWSLIAWFWFIVRLLFHTCVEVFKSMVIVCFARDNVTPLKGKPGATISVNKFIHRIFSLDDVKVVKNAMNMTVNDVLLGVVQAGLSRYLSQKIDLNNKTSKSRKVLEKNNIYGVVFFNLRPNRNIEDLAKMMEKGSKSRWGNSIGYVLFPLWIRLEEDTLEYIRRAKITMDRKKLSLEPIFSFALLKFTMKVFGLKALKNLVNSIFSRTSVIFTNVVGPDEEISFFDHEISYIAASSCGVPQGLTIHIQSYVKKVIINLAVDLSVIPDPHHLCDLIIDSLNSMKSAVVEMGSYKLEV, from the exons ATGGCTGCAGCGAAGCAAGTGATGCCCAGCGAGGAGCCGCTCAGCCCGTTTTCACGGCTATTCAGTATGCCCGGTCAGGACTGCTTCAACATCATAACCATTGGATGCAAAACTGAGGGCAATGCACACGCCATTGTTGAAGGTTTAAAGAACACTTTGATCAACCATCCACGTTTTTCTAGCATCCTG GAGACTGGTCTTGGAGAGCATAAAGTAAAAGCTAAGTGGATTCCTACAACAGTAAAAGTGGAAGATCATGTAATTGTTCCAGATATAGACCCCAACATTGAAAATCCTGATCAGTTTCTAGAGGATTATACAACTAATATGGCACTTTCTCCAATGGATAAGTCAAAACCTTTATGGGAGTTTCACTTACTGCAACTTAAGACATCATATGCTGGATCTGTAGCCGTGGCTAGGTTTCACCATTCTTTAGGTGATGGAATGTCTCTTATGTCTCTTTTACTCGCTTGTACTCGAAAAACATGCGATCTCGAGGCATTGCCTACTTTCGTAGTCCCAAAGAAAAGCAAAGCGAGGCACATTTGCTGGTCCTTAATTGCTTGGTTTTGGTTCATAGTAAGATTGTTGTTCCACACTTGTGTTGAAGTTTTCAAGTCTATGGTTATTGTATGCTTCGCTAGAGACAATGTAACACCTCTTAAGGGTAAACCAGGTGCTACAATTAGCGTTAATAAGTTTATTCATCGAATTTTTAGTTTGGATGATGTGAAAGTGGTGAAGAATGCGATGAATATG ACGGTGAATGATGTTCTTCTTGGAGTCGTGCAAGCGGGTCTTTCACGATATTTGAGTCAAAAAATTG ATTTGAATAATAAAACTTCAAAGTCAAGAAAGGTCCTAGAGAAAAACAATATCTACGGTGTTGTGTTTTTCAACTTACGGCCAAACAGAAATATTGAG GATTTGGCTAAGATGATGGAGAAAGGTTCAAAATCAAGATGGGGAAACTCAATCGGCTATGTTTTGTTCCCTCTATGGATAAGGTTAGAAGAGGATACCCTGGAATACATCCGACGAGCCAAAATTACAATGGACAGGAAGAAACTTTCTCTTGAACCTATATTTTCTTTTGCATTACTCAAGTTCACTATGAAAGTTTTCGGGCTAAAG GCACTGAAGAATCTCGTAAACAGTATTTTTAGTCGCACGTCAGTAATATTTACAAATGTCGTCGGTCCAGATGAAGAAATCAGCTTTTTCGACCATGAGATATCTTACATTGCAGCAAGTTCATGTGGTGTGCCGCAG GGACTGACAATACATATACAAAGCTATGTAAAGAAGGTTATCATCAATCTAGCTGTTGATCTCAGTGTGATCCCTGATCCTCATCATCTTTGTGATCTCATCATAGACTCTCTCAACTCCATGAAGTCGGCTGTTGTGGAAATGGGTTCTTACAAATTGGAAGTTtaa
- the LOC106388111 gene encoding glucomannan 4-beta-mannosyltransferase 7 isoform X2, which produces MSVMLFVEMMYMGVVVAYIKLFKRKPEKVYKWVAMEEDDVECGSESFPMVLVQIPMYNEKEVCEQSIAAACKISWPSNRIIIQVLDDSTDPASKELVKKECERWSKEGVNITFEIRDNRKGYKAGALREGMKHSYVKQCDYVAIFDADFQPEPDFLFRTVPFLIHNPKLALVQGRWEFVNAGQCMMTRLQEMSLSYHFMVEQQVGSSTFAFFGFNGTAGVWRISALNESGGWNDQTTVEDMDLAVRATLRGWKLLYLDDLKVKSELPCSFNALRSQQHRWTCGPANLFRKMAGKIIRSENVSLWKKLYMLYSFFFMRKLVAHVLSFCFYCVILPATVLFPEVTVPKWAAFYLPSLITLLIALGRLRSIHLLAFWVLFENAMSLVRTKALVMGLFETGRVQEWVVTEKLGDGLKTKLIAQAPEEHHVRFRDRVHLMELLVGVYLLFCGCYDIIYGKQTLFLYLLFQSMGFFVVGFGYVGKYVAASSS; this is translated from the exons ATGTCTGTGATGCTCTTCGTTGAGATGATGTACATGGGAGTTGTGGTAGCCTATATCAAGCTGTTCAAGAGGAAACCAGAGAAAGTTTACAAATGGGTGGCTATGGAGGAGGATGATGTTGAGTGTGGAAGTGAAAGCTTCCCTATGGTTCTTGTGCAGATTCCTATGTACAATGAAAAAGAG GTCTGTGAGCAATCAATTGCAGCTGCTTGCAAAATCTCGTGGCCGTCGAATCGTATAATAATCCAAGTGCTTGATGACTCCACAGATCCAGCTAGTAAG GAACTGGTGAAAAAGGAATGTGAGAGATGGTCCAAAGAAGGTGTCAACATAACATTTGAGATAAGGGATAACAGGAAAGGATACAAAGCCGGTGCGCTGAGAGAAGGGATGAAGCATAGCTATGTGAAGCAGTGTGACTACGTTGCTATCTTTGATGCTGATTTTCAGCCTGAGCCTGACTTCCTCTTCCGCACCGTTCCTTTCCTAATTCACAATCCAAAGTTAGCACTTGTTCAAGGCCGTTGGGAGTTTG TGAATGCGGGACAATGCATGATGACGAGATTGCAGGAGATGTCTCTGAGTTACCATTTCATGGTAGAGCAGCAAGTTGGATCCTCAACGTTTGCCTTCTTTGGGTTCAACG GAACGGCTGGTGTGTGGAGAATCTCGGCGCTGAATGAGTCAGGTGGATGGAATGACCAGACAACAGTAGAAGACATGGACTTAGCTGTAAGAGCCACACTCAGAGGCTGGAAGTTGCTATACCTCGACGATCTCAAG GTGAAAAGTGAGTTGCCTTGTTCATTCAACGCCCTCCGTAGCCAGCAGCATAGATGGACTTGTGGCCCTGCGAATCTATTCAGGAAAATGGCTGGAAAGATAATAAGAAGCGAGAATGTCTCTCTATGGAAGAAGCTGTATATGTTgtacagcttcttcttcatgcGCAAGCTCGTGGCTCACGTCCTCTCCTTCTGCTTCTACTGTGTTATCTTGCCAGCTACTGTTCTGTTCCCTGAGGTCACGGTTCCGAAATGGGCTGCGTTTTATCTCCCTTCTTTGATCACTCTCCTCATCGCACTCGGTAGACtaag ATCAATCCATCTTTTGGCGTTTTGGGTTCTGTTTGAGAACGCAATGTCACTGGTTAGAACAAAGGCTCTGGTCATGGGCTTGTTTGAAACAGGGAGAGTACAAGAATGGGTTGTGACAGAGAAGTTAGGTGACGGTCTCAAGACGAAGCTGATTGCACAAGCACCTGAAGAACATCACGTCAGATTCAGAGATAG GGTGCATTTGATGGAGCTATTGGTTGGAGTGTACCTGTTGTTCTGCGGATGCTACGACATCATCTACGGGAAGCAGACACTGTTTTTGTACCTTCTGTTCCAGTCAATGGGCTTCTTCGTTGTTGGTTTTGGGTATGTGGGCAAATATGTTGCTGCTTCATCATCCTAA